A genomic region of Macrobrachium nipponense isolate FS-2020 chromosome 40, ASM1510439v2, whole genome shotgun sequence contains the following coding sequences:
- the LOC135212321 gene encoding uncharacterized protein LOC135212321, with translation MEAIKELPQSGVFVIGVDKYYQEMLRSSPDTNLQIMADSYQVHQEFEDIFRLVQEGKGVFIDNHGYLEYTIITKFTKRGVASLRIMKECLSSHPVAMALQRHSPLKGKIDKIIGRLLSGGLIRRFFLDSIRLAASAQNSEGGTEESNSDGRKESTSVPLSLDHMQGIFFICAIGWLVSIGAFLVESMSSASLFEDNREGAFVNG, from the exons ATGGAAGCCATCAAAGAACTTCCACAATCAGGAGTCTTCGTCATTGGTGTGGATAAATACTACCAGGAAATGCTTCGCTCTTCTCCAGACACAAATCTCCAG ATTATGGCCGACAGCTACCAGGTGCaccaggaatttgaggatatatTCCGACTGGTCCAAGAGGGGAAAGGCGTCTTCATCGATAATCACGGTTACTTGGAATACACAATTattacaaaattcacaaaaagggGCGTGGCTTCTCTGCGGATAATGAAG GAATGTCTGTCCTCTCACCCAGTAGCCATGGCACTCCAGAGACACTCACCACTGAAAGGAAAGATTGACAAGATCATTGGTAGGCTTCTGTCTGGCGGACTCATAAGAAGATTTTTCCTCGACTCCATACGTCTGGCAGCATCAGCACAG AACTCGGAGGGAGGCACGGAGGAATCGAACTCAGACGGCAGGAAAGAGAGCACCAGCGTCCCGTTAAGCCTGGACCACATGCAAGGCATCTTCTTCATCTGCGCCATAGGATGGCTGGTCTCGATCGGTGCCTTTCTCGTGGAGTCTATGTCGTCTGCTTCGTTATTCGAAGATAATCGCGAAGGGGCTTTCGTTAATGGGTGA